A genome region from Wielerella bovis includes the following:
- a CDS encoding GNAT family N-acetyltransferase, translating into MNLLITQLRPATFEDCDEIYEVHRLAVRYTCLHAYTPAILNAWLQLLNVEGYRAAIQSNHKTLWVIEYKHRISGFFLLDFQEAQLDALYVHPFLHGKGLGTALLQRAETLCLQADLSILSLYASTNSTSFYELNGYENLGEAVMPFNADISANCSLMRKFL; encoded by the coding sequence ATGAATCTGCTGATTACACAACTGCGTCCTGCTACTTTTGAAGATTGCGATGAGATTTACGAAGTTCATCGCCTTGCTGTGCGTTACACTTGTTTGCATGCTTATACGCCTGCTATTTTAAATGCGTGGTTGCAATTATTGAATGTAGAAGGTTATCGTGCAGCGATTCAATCTAATCACAAAACATTATGGGTTATTGAGTATAAACATCGGATTAGCGGTTTTTTCTTGTTGGATTTTCAAGAAGCACAACTGGATGCCTTGTATGTTCACCCATTTTTGCATGGTAAAGGTTTAGGAACTGCTTTATTACAACGAGCAGAAACATTGTGTTTACAAGCAGATTTGAGTATTTTAAGTTTGTATGCATCAACCAATTCCACATCGTTTTATGAATTGAATGGATATGAGAATTTAGGTGAGGCTGTGATGCCATTTAATGCAGATATTTCGGCAAATTGTTCTTTAATGAGAAAATTTTTATAA
- a CDS encoding YbaN family protein, translated as MTLYQRELLFWTMSALLFIVPFIMIWTMPASRIREILLRIMVGITCIVLGLLCAIMAFVPHIMPHSHSMGAYTFSILTTILIGIPIGLILLMPKSRVRSLLINGLLWLVGAISLILGIIGAFLPVMPTVPFILLTAACWGRASPRFHAWLHRHPYFGPMVKNWEERRAISKRGKYTAWTMMSISSIGLLIKFPERWYVGVSTGLICLCVGIWMSRLPDA; from the coding sequence ATGACACTTTATCAAAGAGAATTATTATTTTGGACAATGTCCGCCCTATTATTCATCGTTCCATTTATCATGATTTGGACGATGCCAGCCAGTCGTATCCGCGAAATATTGCTGCGCATTATGGTCGGTATAACCTGCATCGTACTTGGTTTATTATGCGCCATTATGGCTTTTGTACCGCACATCATGCCACATTCGCATTCCATGGGCGCATACACTTTCAGCATTTTAACCACTATACTCATCGGCATTCCCATCGGTTTAATTTTGCTGATGCCCAAAAGTCGCGTTCGTAGTTTATTGATTAACGGATTATTGTGGCTCGTGGGTGCGATTTCACTCATACTTGGCATTATCGGTGCATTTTTACCCGTTATGCCCACCGTCCCATTTATCCTATTAACCGCCGCTTGCTGGGGACGCGCATCGCCACGTTTTCACGCATGGTTGCATCGCCACCCATACTTCGGACCGATGGTCAAAAATTGGGAAGAACGCCGCGCCATCTCCAAACGTGGCAAATACACCGCATGGACAATGATGAGCATTTCATCTATCGGCTTGCTCATCAAATTTCCCGAACGCTGGTATGTCGGCGTATCCACAGGTTTGATTTGTTTATGTGTCGGCATTTGGATGTCGCGTTTGCCCGATGCCTGA
- a CDS encoding IS982 family transposase, translated as MDYLTALFCQIDDFCKEFEPKFNSKLIKNNKIRNRLSCISTAEIMTVLIAFHQYRMRDFKTYYQWQVQSIWQRDFPNMPSYNCFLELATRALPAMLVFLTTQMGKCTGIGVVDSTTLSVCHNRRIHSHKVFKNIAQRGKSSTGWFYGFKLHAVFNHLGELVNFCLTAGNVDDRQGLKQMAKHLFGILVADRGYIGKDLSDWLKEKYGITLLTGIKKGMKPKQYTSEQKKLLKKRGVIETIFGQLKNLCQIEHTRHRLERGFILNLISGLTAYCLFPYKPMMFGKKSLLPMK; from the coding sequence ATGGATTATCTTACCGCACTTTTCTGCCAAATTGATGATTTTTGCAAAGAATTTGAACCCAAATTTAATAGCAAATTGATTAAAAACAATAAAATTCGTAATAGACTAAGTTGTATCAGTACCGCAGAAATCATGACCGTACTGATTGCTTTTCATCAATATCGCATGCGTGATTTCAAAACCTATTACCAATGGCAAGTCCAATCCATTTGGCAGCGAGACTTCCCTAATATGCCCAGCTATAACTGCTTTTTGGAACTGGCTACACGAGCCTTACCTGCTATGTTGGTATTTTTAACCACCCAAATGGGCAAATGCACAGGTATAGGTGTGGTGGATTCAACCACTTTGTCGGTTTGCCACAATCGCCGTATTCACTCACATAAAGTGTTTAAAAACATCGCGCAAAGGGGCAAAAGCAGTACAGGCTGGTTTTACGGTTTCAAATTGCATGCGGTATTTAACCACTTGGGTGAGCTGGTCAATTTTTGCTTAACCGCAGGCAATGTGGATGACCGTCAAGGTTTAAAACAAATGGCAAAGCACCTATTCGGCATTTTGGTGGCGGATAGGGGCTATATTGGAAAAGATTTAAGTGATTGGCTTAAAGAGAAATATGGCATTACTTTACTAACGGGCATCAAAAAAGGCATGAAACCCAAACAATACACAAGTGAGCAGAAAAAGCTGCTTAAAAAACGTGGTGTTATAGAAACCATTTTTGGGCAACTGAAAAATTTGTGTCAAATTGAACATACTCGGCATCGTTTGGAGCGTGGTTTTATCTTGAATTTGATTTCAGGTTTGACTGCCTATTGCCTGTTTCCTTATAAGCCAATGATGTTTGGAAAAAAGTCTTTGTTACCAATGAAGTAA
- a CDS encoding DUF1415 domain-containing protein: MNDQTIIQHTTEWLEKAVIGLNLCPFAKAPHAKKQIRIAISHAKHLDAFLEDLDSEIQRLLNTSAEELETTLLVHPTLFPDFLLFNDVLDFADQAIADNQVEGIIQIAPFHPQFQFADSEADDISNYTNRSPYPTLHLIREDSIAKAVQAFPDPSLIFERNIKTLEEMGHEGWAKLGISGCPYHKEKT; the protein is encoded by the coding sequence ATGAACGACCAAACCATTATCCAACACACAACAGAATGGCTAGAAAAAGCCGTTATCGGCTTAAATCTCTGCCCATTTGCCAAAGCACCACACGCCAAGAAACAAATCCGCATCGCCATCAGCCATGCCAAACATTTGGACGCATTTTTGGAAGATTTGGACAGCGAAATCCAGCGTTTGCTAAACACATCAGCAGAAGAATTGGAAACCACCCTACTCGTTCATCCCACCCTATTTCCCGATTTTTTGCTGTTCAACGATGTATTAGACTTCGCAGACCAAGCGATTGCCGATAATCAAGTCGAAGGCATCATTCAAATTGCACCCTTTCATCCTCAATTTCAATTTGCCGATAGCGAAGCCGACGACATCAGTAATTACACCAACCGCAGCCCCTACCCTACGTTACATCTTATCCGCGAAGATAGCATCGCCAAAGCCGTACAAGCCTTCCCCGACCCTTCACTGATTTTTGAACGAAATATCAAAACATTAGAAGAAATGGGACACGAAGGCTGGGCAAAATTAGGGATTTCAGGCTGCCCTTATCACAAAGAAAAAACATGA
- a CDS encoding Ldh family oxidoreductase: MQAIYVQENELRSYCQRAFEAYGFSNQEAEIITDVLVTADLYGIETHGSQRLEMYRQHIQKGYIKVGRQPEIAFETPISAVVDGKQAMGQLVGKFGMELAITKAKQSGIGMVTVRNSNHYGIAGYYSNMALPHGLIGVSMTNSFPIVVPTYGRSPMMGTNPIAVSIAAEPTPFYLDIATSVAAVGKVEVCNKKGVDLPTGWGINEQGVDELNPKHLIDCVRSRMGGLYPLGGSQELFGSHKGYGLAVLVEFLTASLSQGTTANHVQESDVMGVGHYFMAIDPKLFGNPDEITRHWSKYLQELRDSEKALGQTRIYTHGEKEYETEAILRERGVPILPKTIEEMKQLAEQLNIEWNIAA, from the coding sequence ATGCAGGCAATTTATGTTCAGGAAAACGAATTACGTTCTTATTGTCAACGCGCTTTTGAAGCCTACGGTTTTAGCAATCAAGAAGCTGAAATCATTACCGATGTATTGGTTACGGCAGATTTGTATGGCATTGAAACGCATGGCTCACAGCGTCTAGAAATGTATCGTCAGCATATTCAAAAAGGCTATATCAAGGTAGGTAGGCAGCCTGAAATTGCTTTTGAAACGCCTATTTCTGCGGTTGTAGACGGTAAGCAAGCAATGGGTCAGTTAGTTGGCAAGTTTGGTATGGAGTTAGCCATTACAAAAGCCAAACAGTCAGGCATTGGTATGGTTACGGTACGCAATTCTAACCACTACGGTATTGCGGGGTATTACAGCAATATGGCTTTACCACACGGTTTAATTGGGGTATCCATGACAAACTCGTTTCCGATTGTTGTACCGACTTATGGTCGTTCACCCATGATGGGAACTAACCCGATTGCAGTTTCCATTGCCGCTGAACCTACACCATTTTATTTAGACATTGCGACTTCGGTTGCAGCAGTTGGTAAAGTTGAAGTGTGCAATAAAAAAGGTGTTGATTTACCAACAGGGTGGGGTATTAATGAACAAGGAGTTGATGAGTTAAATCCAAAACACTTGATTGATTGTGTCAGAAGTCGTATGGGTGGCTTGTATCCTTTGGGTGGTTCGCAAGAACTATTTGGTAGTCATAAAGGTTATGGATTAGCTGTGTTGGTGGAATTTTTAACTGCATCACTATCACAAGGGACAACGGCGAATCATGTACAAGAAAGTGATGTCATGGGTGTTGGTCATTATTTTATGGCGATTGACCCGAAATTATTTGGCAATCCAGATGAGATTACGCGACATTGGAGTAAATATTTACAAGAATTGCGCGATAGTGAAAAAGCATTAGGTCAAACACGCATTTATACTCATGGGGAAAAAGAGTATGAAACAGAAGCCATATTGCGTGAGCGTGGTGTTCCTATATTGCCTAAAACCATTGAGGAAATGAAACAGTTAGCCGAACAATTAAATATTGAATGGAATATTGCGGCATAA
- a CDS encoding phosphoglycerate kinase, whose protein sequence is MSFLKLIDQNVNGKTVLIRADLNVPFKDGNISDDTRIRASLPSIQYCLDNGAGVIVMTHLGRPTEGEFHPEDDVAPVAAHLGKLLGKDVRVLNDWREAKPTVAAGEVALLQNVRINKGEKKNDAELGKAYAALCDVFVNDAFGTAHRAQASTEAVAAAAPVSVAGILMAAELDALGKALKEPARPMVAIVAGSKVSTKLTILESLADKVDQLIVGGGIANTFLLAQGKPIGKSLAEPDLVEDAKKIIAKMAAKGGVVPLPVDVVTAKEFAESAAAEHKAIDDVAADDMILDIGAQSAQQLAEILKNAGTIVWNGPVGVFEFAQFAGGTEVVSRAVADSNGFSIAGGGDTLAAIAKFGITEQIGYISTGGGAFLEFLESKELPAVAALEKFAK, encoded by the coding sequence ATGAGCTTTTTAAAATTAATCGACCAAAATGTAAACGGCAAAACCGTGTTAATCCGCGCCGATTTAAACGTACCATTTAAAGACGGTAACATCAGCGATGACACGCGCATTCGCGCTTCTTTGCCGTCTATCCAATATTGCTTGGATAATGGCGCGGGCGTGATTGTGATGACCCATTTGGGTCGCCCCACCGAAGGCGAATTCCACCCCGAAGACGATGTCGCCCCCGTTGCCGCGCATTTGGGCAAATTATTGGGCAAAGACGTGCGTGTGTTAAACGACTGGCGCGAAGCCAAACCCACTGTTGCGGCTGGCGAAGTGGCATTGTTGCAAAACGTACGCATTAACAAAGGCGAAAAGAAAAATGACGCGGAATTGGGCAAGGCTTATGCGGCGTTGTGCGATGTGTTTGTGAATGACGCGTTTGGTACAGCGCACCGTGCGCAGGCTTCTACGGAAGCGGTGGCGGCGGCTGCACCTGTTTCGGTAGCAGGTATTTTGATGGCGGCGGAATTGGACGCTTTGGGCAAAGCCTTGAAAGAGCCAGCACGCCCAATGGTGGCGATTGTGGCGGGCAGCAAAGTGTCCACCAAATTGACGATTTTGGAAAGTTTGGCGGACAAAGTTGACCAGTTGATTGTGGGCGGCGGCATTGCCAACACATTCTTGTTGGCACAAGGCAAACCGATTGGCAAATCATTAGCCGAACCCGATTTGGTGGAAGACGCGAAAAAAATCATCGCCAAAATGGCAGCCAAAGGCGGTGTCGTGCCTTTGCCTGTGGACGTGGTTACCGCCAAAGAATTTGCTGAATCCGCTGCAGCCGAACACAAAGCGATTGACGATGTGGCAGCAGACGACATGATTTTGGACATTGGCGCACAATCCGCGCAACAATTGGCAGAAATCTTGAAAAACGCTGGCACAATCGTGTGGAACGGCCCTGTGGGCGTGTTTGAATTTGCACAATTTGCGGGTGGCACGGAAGTGGTTTCACGCGCGGTGGCGGACAGCAACGGTTTTTCCATTGCAGGCGGTGGCGACACTTTGGCGGCAATTGCGAAATTCGGCATTACCGAGCAAATCGGCTACATTTCCACAGGCGGCGGCGCGTTCTTGGAATTTTTGGAAAGCAAAGAATTGCCAGCCGTAGCGGCATTGGAAAAATTTGCCAAATAA